A window of Deltaproteobacteria bacterium contains these coding sequences:
- a CDS encoding DNA-directed RNA polymerase subunit alpha yields the protein MPKELMSMNWKELIKPQKVQVESTPTYGKFVCEPLERGYGLTLGNALRRIILSSLHGAAITSIYTENVMHEFTVIPGMMEDVSEFIMNLREVRLSMNDAGPRKLILEKQTPGPVLAGDISSPDGHVTVLNPDHKIATLSEGSNLRIEMNCKLGKGFALAEANKDEEDPIGTIAIDSVFSPIRRVNYVVGNARVGQKTDYDKLTFEVWTDGSIRPEEAVAFAAKILKDQISIFITFEDEGEPEQVVFREESSNPVFNENLYRSVDELELSVRSANCLKNADIHRIWELVQKSENEMLKTKNFGRKSLNEIKEVLSDMGLSFGMKLEGFVPPEEKEIKGDSANP from the coding sequence ATGCCAAAGGAGCTCATGAGCATGAACTGGAAGGAGCTGATAAAGCCCCAGAAGGTTCAAGTGGAAAGCACGCCCACGTACGGGAAGTTCGTATGCGAGCCGCTGGAGCGGGGATACGGCCTTACCCTTGGCAACGCGCTTCGCCGCATCATCCTTTCCTCGCTCCACGGCGCGGCCATAACCTCCATCTACACCGAAAACGTCATGCACGAGTTTACGGTGATTCCCGGAATGATGGAGGACGTCTCCGAATTCATCATGAACCTGCGGGAAGTCCGGCTTTCCATGAACGACGCCGGCCCCCGCAAGCTCATCCTTGAGAAGCAGACTCCCGGCCCGGTCCTTGCCGGTGACATCTCAAGCCCGGACGGCCACGTCACCGTGCTCAATCCCGATCACAAGATCGCCACCCTTTCCGAGGGGTCGAATCTTCGCATCGAGATGAACTGCAAGCTGGGCAAGGGCTTTGCGCTGGCCGAGGCAAACAAGGACGAAGAAGACCCAATCGGCACCATCGCCATCGACTCGGTGTTTTCACCCATACGCCGTGTCAACTACGTGGTGGGCAACGCCCGCGTGGGTCAGAAAACCGACTATGACAAGCTCACCTTCGAGGTGTGGACGGACGGAAGCATCCGGCCCGAGGAAGCCGTGGCCTTTGCCGCGAAAATCCTGAAGGACCAGATTTCCATCTTTATCACCTTCGAGGACGAAGGCGAACCCGAACAGGTGGTTTTCCGCGAGGAAAGCTCCAACCCGGTTTTCAACGAGAACCTGTACAGAAGCGTGGATGAGCTGGAGCTTAGCGTAAGAAGCGCCAACTGTCTAAAAAACGCCGACATACACAGGATTTGGGAACTGGTTCAGAAATCCGAAAACGAAATGCTCAAGACGAAGAACTTCGGACGCAAGTCCTTGAATGAAATCAAGGAAGTTCTTTCCGACATGGGCCTTTCCTTCGGGATGAAGCTGGAGGGGTTCGTTCCACCTGAAGAAAAAGAAATCAAAGGAGATTCGGCGAACCCATGA
- the rpsD gene encoding 30S ribosomal protein S4: MARYTGAACRLCRRENLKLFLKGDRCYSEKCAFDRRSFPPGQHGQRRTKVSDYGIQLREKQKVKRMYGLTENQFHLTFEKADSQKGVTGTNLLVFLERRMDNIIFRLGFANCRNQARQLVRHGHFLVNGKRVDIPSALVRVGDKISVKEKSRTTVVIVEALEAAVRRGVPQWLELDKEQFTGTVKAYPMREELTMPMQEQLIVELYSK; this comes from the coding sequence GTGGCACGTTATACCGGTGCAGCCTGCAGGTTATGCAGGCGTGAGAACCTGAAGCTTTTTCTCAAGGGTGACCGCTGTTACTCGGAAAAATGCGCATTCGACCGCAGATCCTTTCCACCCGGACAGCATGGTCAGCGGCGTACCAAGGTTTCCGACTACGGCATCCAGTTGAGGGAAAAACAAAAGGTCAAGCGTATGTATGGCCTGACCGAAAACCAGTTTCATCTTACCTTCGAGAAGGCGGACAGCCAAAAGGGCGTCACCGGCACCAACCTTCTGGTCTTTCTCGAAAGAAGGATGGACAACATAATTTTCCGGCTTGGCTTCGCCAATTGCCGGAATCAGGCCCGGCAGCTCGTCCGTCACGGTCATTTTCTCGTCAACGGCAAAAGGGTGGACATACCGTCCGCGCTTGTAAGGGTCGGCGACAAGATTTCCGTGAAGGAGAAGAGCCGCACGACGGTCGTAATCGTTGAAGCGCTGGAGGCTGCCGTCAGGCGCGGCGTTCCCCAGTGGCTCGAACTGGACAAAGAGCAGTTTACGGGAACGGTCAAGGCTTACCCCATGAGGGAAGAGCTCACCATGCCCATGCAGGAACAGCTTATCGTGGAATTGTACTCCAAGTAG
- the rpsM gene encoding 30S ribosomal protein S13: MARIAGVDLPKKKRIEVGLTYIFGIGRSTSKKILDAVNVDPNTSTDDLTESQINEIRKVLDGEYRVEGELRSVISMNIKRLMDLGCYRGLRHRKGLPVNGQRTKTNARTRKGPRRAAVKKKSAAKKK, encoded by the coding sequence ATGGCACGCATCGCGGGCGTTGACCTGCCGAAAAAAAAGCGCATCGAGGTAGGACTCACCTACATCTTCGGAATCGGGCGTTCCACGTCGAAGAAGATCCTTGACGCGGTGAATGTTGACCCCAACACATCCACCGACGATCTCACCGAATCCCAGATCAACGAGATTCGTAAGGTTCTTGACGGCGAATACCGTGTTGAGGGTGAATTGCGGTCCGTTATTTCCATGAACATAAAAAGGCTCATGGACTTGGGCTGCTACCGGGGCTTGAGGCACAGAAAAGGCCTTCCCGTAAACGGGCAGAGGACCAAGACCAATGCAAGGACCAGAAAAGGTCCGCGCAGGGCCGCTGTCAAGAAAAAGTCGGCAGCCAAGAAGAAGTAA
- the rplQ gene encoding 50S ribosomal protein L17, with the protein MRHRNAGLKLGRSVAHRDALFRNLVTALFEFGKIRTTDAKAKELRRWADQMVTLAKRGDLHARRQAMAVIRKKDIVHHLFFEASGRFGQVDGGYTRITKIGLRPGDKAPISLIELVGEPIEFKKEKRNKTFAGRKKADKKAAGKEKAPEAPAKAAEPVETPA; encoded by the coding sequence ATGAGACACAGGAATGCCGGACTAAAATTAGGCCGCTCGGTAGCCCATCGCGATGCCCTTTTCAGGAATCTCGTGACTGCCCTTTTCGAATTCGGAAAAATCCGCACCACCGACGCCAAGGCCAAGGAGCTTCGCCGCTGGGCCGACCAGATGGTCACGCTGGCCAAGAGGGGCGATCTTCACGCCAGGCGTCAGGCAATGGCGGTGATACGCAAAAAGGACATCGTCCATCATCTTTTCTTCGAGGCATCGGGCCGCTTCGGCCAGGTTGACGGCGGATACACCCGCATCACCAAGATCGGCTTACGCCCCGGAGACAAGGCGCCCATATCCCTGATCGAACTCGTGGGCGAGCCCATAGAGTTCAAGAAGGAAAAGCGCAACAAGACCTTTGCCGGGCGCAAGAAGGCCGACAAGAAGGCCGCAGGCAAGGAAAAGGCCCCGGAAGCTCCGGCCAAGGCCGCAGAGCCCGTCGAAACCCCGGCGTAA
- the rpmJ gene encoding 50S ribosomal protein L36, whose amino-acid sequence MKVRASVKKICPKCKIVRRKGVVRVICENRRHKQRQG is encoded by the coding sequence ATGAAGGTTAGAGCATCCGTGAAGAAGATTTGCCCGAAATGCAAGATCGTGAGACGGAAGGGCGTCGTCCGGGTGATCTGCGAGAACAGACGCCACAAACAGAGACAAGGATAG
- the rpsK gene encoding 30S ribosomal protein S11: MAKRKVSRKKEKKNIPVGVAHIQSTFNNTIVTITDPTGGVVSWSSAGVAGFKGSRKSTPFAAQMAGEDAGKKAVEQGMRTVEVYVKGPGSGRESALRSLQTAGLSVTLIKDVTPIPHNGCRPRKRRRV; this comes from the coding sequence ATGGCCAAACGCAAGGTCAGCCGTAAAAAGGAAAAAAAGAACATTCCGGTGGGTGTTGCACATATCCAATCCACCTTCAACAACACCATCGTCACCATCACCGATCCCACGGGAGGCGTGGTGTCCTGGTCATCGGCAGGAGTCGCCGGTTTCAAGGGTTCCCGCAAAAGCACGCCCTTCGCGGCCCAGATGGCCGGTGAAGACGCCGGCAAGAAGGCCGTGGAACAGGGAATGCGAACGGTTGAAGTTTATGTCAAGGGACCGGGATCAGGGCGGGAATCGGCCCTACGCAGCCTTCAGACTGCGGGACTTTCCGTGACACTCATCAAGGACGTCACGCCCATCCCCCACAATGGCTGCCGTCCCAGGAAGAGACGCCGCGTTTAA
- the map gene encoding type I methionyl aminopeptidase, translating into MVIVKSPKEIEKMRVANRIVAEILGRLREEAKPGVSTLELDALSEKLCRQNKAVPAFKGYRGYPFCLCASVNEQVVHGFPASRPLCEGDILSMDYGVSYKGFFGDSAITIAIGEVSEEARRLIKSTEQALLVGISLVEEGRRLSDISHAIQKSAEGDGFSVVRKFVGHGIGRSLHEDPQIPNYGTPGQGPVLRAGMTLAIEPMVNAGGHEVDVLSDGWTAVTRDGSLSAHFEHTVAVTENGPLVLSLID; encoded by the coding sequence ATGGTAATTGTAAAATCCCCCAAGGAAATCGAAAAGATGCGGGTGGCAAACCGCATCGTGGCCGAGATTCTGGGTCGTTTGCGGGAGGAGGCGAAGCCTGGGGTAAGCACCCTTGAGCTTGACGCTCTCTCCGAAAAGCTGTGCAGGCAAAACAAGGCCGTGCCCGCGTTCAAGGGGTACAGGGGTTATCCGTTCTGCCTTTGCGCCTCGGTCAACGAACAGGTGGTGCACGGGTTCCCGGCGTCCCGCCCCCTTTGCGAGGGCGACATCCTGAGCATGGATTACGGGGTGTCCTACAAGGGTTTTTTCGGGGACTCGGCCATAACCATAGCCATCGGCGAAGTATCTGAAGAAGCCCGGCGGTTGATCAAGTCAACCGAGCAGGCGCTTCTTGTCGGCATTTCGCTTGTGGAAGAGGGAAGACGCCTTTCCGACATCTCCCACGCCATTCAAAAGAGCGCGGAAGGCGACGGATTTTCGGTGGTCAGAAAGTTTGTCGGCCACGGCATTGGCCGCAGCCTGCATGAGGACCCGCAGATTCCCAACTACGGGACTCCGGGCCAGGGGCCGGTCCTAAGGGCCGGAATGACCCTTGCGATCGAGCCCATGGTCAACGCGGGCGGGCACGAGGTGGATGTTCTTTCGGACGGATGGACGGCGGTGACCAGGGACGGTTCGCTGTCGGCTCATTTTGAGCACACTGTTGCGGTCACGGAAAACGGTCCGCTCGTTTTGAGCCTCATTGATTAA
- the infA gene encoding translation initiation factor IF-1 translates to MSKEEAIEVQGTVTETLPNAMFKVQLENKHMVLAHISGKMRMHFIKILPGDKVTVELSPYDLTRGRITYRSK, encoded by the coding sequence ATGTCCAAGGAAGAAGCCATAGAGGTTCAGGGCACGGTTACCGAAACGCTGCCTAACGCCATGTTCAAGGTTCAACTGGAGAACAAGCACATGGTGCTTGCCCATATTTCGGGCAAGATGCGCATGCATTTCATCAAGATTCTTCCCGGAGACAAAGTGACGGTTGAACTTTCTCCCTACGATCTGACACGGGGGAGGATCACCTACCGGTCCAAGTGA